The segment ATTACACACTACATTTTATAGTAGTTATAAAGGATCGTAAAAAGGGGAAAAAAGGGTTGTTTTTTAACTTAATAGGCAAAATTTTTGCTTGACTCATTTTTCATTCAGTGCTATAGTGTAAAAAATTTTGTCTATAAAATTGGCTCTGGCATTGTTTCGAGATTCCCGAACAGCAATCCTTTGAAGGTGTAGAAAGGCGTTGGTTAAGCGGGCTGCTGCTCTTATTGCAGTAATGAATTACCCCTAAGCTACATGTTCTGCGTTTTTTCGTGCTTCTTTAATATTCTAGGTTCATAAGAATTTCAAGAATTCTATTAGCCCTGCAACACAACAACCTGTGTCCGTCCTTATATCAATCGGAAAGAAGCTTTAAGCCAGATAGAGTAGGGGGAAAATCAGGAAATATAGGGAATAATCCTGTTGTGCTTTTTATCTGTCGATCACGTTAGGATTCTTTAGATAGCGAGGTTACAATGTAGAGTATTTGCTATATGCCAAATTGTCTTATACTGCTCTACGCTATCCATGATTTTTTTGGTATGAAGGGAGGTGAAGCAATAGGTTTAAGATTGGAGGGCGTATATCACAACATTTTAAAGATTTAAAAAGTATGGTGCCCTACCTGCTGTTATATTGGTTTATTACGGAAAATTGTATTAACGAAGTTGGATAATTGTAATATTATGGTACTAGCATATAAGTTCTTTTAACAAGGAAAGTGAGGAAGGAAAAATGAGGCTGAAAACAGGTATTCTTGCCGGAACGACTGCATTGTTTGTGACTGCGATGGCATCAATTAGTTACGGGCAAACCCAGGGTGAATTATGCAAAAAGATGTGGGATAGCTTTCAGGGAATGAGAGCGATGACAGGCCTTGCAGTTGCTGAAGACTCAGATTTTGCAAAGTTCGCCGAGTGCGCAAAAGTAATTAATGCTGAGACAGCAATTTCTCTTGAAAAAATTTCTCCTGATAAAAACTATAAGGTTTTGAACGAAGAGGTTATCTATCATGCAACAGAAATTGAGAAAGCCTCTGCTGATAAGGACTTAGAAGAGATTCAGGTACAGTTCAGAAGGCTCACTATTGCTTGCAGAAATTGTCACAAGATTTATAAATCAGAGATGAATCTCGTTCCGTAATAATTTAACATGTCTTGTAATCACAATAATGAGAAGGGAGCAGAATAATGAAAATATTTCGTTTATCATATGTAATACCTATAATTGCAGGTTTAGGGTTATCCTTATCAAGTTCTGCCTGGGCAATAAAAGAACATACGGCTGGTGATACAACGAAGAGTCCTTATACAATTTTTGCTGGTCTTGGTTTTGCCGTTCAGGAAAGCTGTTATTATTGTCATGGAAATGGCGGCAAAGGTACAACGAAAGGACGCGAGTTTGGTACGCCTGATTTTACTGATCCAAATTTCCAGTCTTCCAAAACGGATGAGGATTTGGTAAAAAGCATCAATAGCGGCAAAGGGAACCACATGCCAAGCTATCAGGGAAAGATGTCACCTGAGATGATCGAAAAAATGGCAACGGTTGTAAGAAATTTTGCAAGCCACTAACAACAAAGCATTATAATATTTAGAAATTTCAAATTCTAAGTGAAAACAAAAGGGCATGTGAACTGAATTTCATATGCCCTTTTTATTTTGGTACTTAGTAAAACTGTTTTGAATTATTAATGAAGGATTCAAAAGCACAATTACCAATAGGTATATTTGATTCCGGAATTGGTGGCATATCGGTTCTTGCTGAATTAATAAAGATACTACCAAAGGAAAAATTTATTTATTATGCTGACACCCTTAATACGCCATATGGAATTAAATCAGAAGAGACAATCCAATCATTAACGATCCAGGCAACTAATTTTTTGTCTTTCATGGGTATTAAATCACTTGTTGTGGCGTGTAATACCGCGACAAGTGTTGCGATTGACAAAATTAGAAATATTTGTACTTTTCCCGTAATTGGCATGGAACCGGCAATAAAAACAGCTACAAAGTTAGATTTGCCTGGCAAAATTATTATTATGGCAACCCCTCTTACTCTCGGGAGTAAAAAATTTAATTCACTTGCATGTCATTATAAGCACGTAGCGGAAATTATCCCCTTCCCCTGTACCGGCCTCGTGGAAATCATCGAAGAAGGCTATATCATGGGGTATAAAATCGAAAGGTATCTGGCAAATTTATTCTCTTCAATAAGAAAAGATGAGATTTCTGCCATTGTACTTGGTTGCACCCATTATATACTCATAAAAAAGGAAATTACAAAAATAACTGGTAGTAAAATACCTGTTATAGATGGGAATTATGGAACAGCCAAACATTTGGAGGCAGTACTGAAAGATAAACACCTTCTTAATAATACAATGGCAGAAAAGCCGCTGGCTCCTTTAAAAGCAAATATACAGTTTTACACATCCAAAAACGAAAAAAAAGAAGAGACCTTAATCAGATTTAAACAATTGTTATTCACAGAGGGAATTATATGCGAATAAGATTCTATTTGATGACTTTGGGAATGGAACAGGAGAAAAAATATGACAACAAAGGATAATTTAAAAAGCGCTTTTGAAGGTGAATCATGGGCTCATAGAAAATATCTAGCCTTTGCAAAAAGGGCGGAGGAGGAGGGATTCAAACAAGAGGCAAAGCTCTTTCGTGCAATGGCTGAGTCAGAAGCAGCACATGCAAATTATCACTTGAGGATACTTGGAGATATTATGAATACAAGAGAAAATATTATATATGCCCGTGATTTGGAAACACAGGTAACCACAAAAATGTATCCCCAGATGATTGAAGAGGCAGAAAAGGAAGGGAATAAGGAGGCTTCACAGAGCTTTCGTCATATAAAAGATGTAGAAAAGGGCCATGTCAATCTTTGTCAAAAAGTCTTGGACAATTTAGGCAAGAATAAGAATGCCGACTATTTTGTATGCCAAGTCTGTGGCAATATTCTTGAAGAAAGTCTACCCGACAAATGTCATATCTGCACAACCGAAGCTACATTCATAAGAATTAGTTAAATAAGATATTCTCATTGACAAAAAAATATACATACAGTACACTTTAAAAGATATTGTTGAGGATAATTTCTTTATTACGCCAAAATCACCTATACCTATACAATCTCATATGCTATAGTTTTTAATGTACAAAACCAGTCATAACCAGTCTAACTATTCACGAAAATAATTTATAAATAATATTTAAAACATATGTATTTGATGCCATTCATAAAAATATGTCACAAAAACCCTGGAAAGAATTTTTTCATAAAAACCTCTTTTCTTTTGTTATCCTTGCATCCCTGGCAATCCACGCCGTTATAATCCTCTTGTCGCCATGGGCAAACCAGATTTTTCATGTTAATTCATTTCGGGATAGTATTATCAGGGAACCAGGCAGCTACGCAGTTATCCTTGAATTTGAGAGAGAAAGCAATTTTTCAAAACAAACTTCTGAAATTCAGCAAGTAGAAAAAGAGATTAAAGAGGAAAAAAAATATAAGATCTTTACTGATACCTCTGACTCTCCGGAAGATGAAGACATACAAGTTGATACCGATAAGATCGGAGAAAAGGGAACGGTAGCAAAGGATAATTTCCCCGATGATAAACGATCGGTCAACAGTGAACCACACTCTGAAGGATTTACCAAAACACCACTATTGGGAAAAGAAGGTACAAGAGACTCACCAATTATTGATATAAAACAGAACCAGGAACACGACACCAAAACACAGGTATTCGTATCTGGTGCTGGTACCAGTAATAACAGCGCTCCGCCACTCTATGATCATCAGCTCAATGAACTCAACAACCAAAAGGAAACTACAGCCTCTTCTCAAACACCTTTGATAACACATGAAAAAGTTATAGAAAAAACTGAAGAAATCAAAACCGTTGAACCGGACAAGACCGCAAAACAGGAGACGGTTACACAAACAACAAAAAGAGAGCGGCTCATTTTAGGCCGCAGTATCAGGCAAGAAGAAACGGAAACCCCCTTTACTCACGAAGGGATGCTTTTCCCAGACAAACAAGATGAGATAACAAATAAATCAGAAATAAAAACCGAATTACTCCTTGAGGGAGAAAAATTCGCTGAAAGAGAACAGGAGATGGCAATAGCTGAAAAATCCGATGAAATGCCTATTCAAACAAAAGAACCAGAAATGCAGAAAACGAATCTGCCTCTGTTCCCTTCAGAAATGAAAGACACCGAAGCACGGCAGGAGTTTCAGAGGGGATTAAGTAAACAGGAAAACAAAGGAGATTTTCATGATGCACAGGCTTCATTTGGCGTTAGTGCAAAGACAGATAGTACCCGCAAAGAGCCGGTACTTTTTGAGGATACAATATCCAATGCCCCAATCCGGGGTGCACCGGCATTTAATGTTAAAAAGCATGAATATGCTGATTATTTTAAACATATTCGAGACAAGATATCACTCTATTGGTTCCTAGGGTACGGAACGCGTGCAGAAATAAAACTCACTACCCACAATGACAGACCAATCATTATAGAATTTAAGGTATTACCAAATGGTTCAATTGATCAATTAAAGATCGTGGACGACGCAGGGAACTTCCAACTGGCATCAAGGCTTGTAGCATCAATTAAAAAGGCGGATCCGTTAAATCCCTTTCCACCTAAAATCAAGGAACCTTCAATTGACGTACGGTTTAATTTTCATTTTTTCTGATAACAGGAGGAAATAAATCTTGGAATGGTTAATGGGTGGTGGTCCCATAATGATACCACTTTTAATCTGTTCTGTATTAGCGCTAGCAGTAATCATCGAAAGGGCTATTAATTTACGAAGAAATAAAATCCTTAAGCCTGAGATAATTCAAACAATTGAGTCCATACGCGGGCCTGATGATGTACCTTTTGCAATCTCCAAATGCGAAGTAATTTCAGGGCCCTTTTCAAATCTTTTAAAAAGAATTCTCATTAATAATCATCTTACAAGGGAGGAAAAATTTTCTGATATTCAAGCAGCCGGACGTCAGGAATCAAAAATTCTTGAAAAACGACTTTTTATATTGGAAATCGTCACAGCAGTCGCTCCCCTGTTGGGCCTACTGGGAACTGTATTAGGACTGGAAAACATCTTTAAGATAATATCCGAATTGGGATTGGGACAGGCCAAGGCATTCTCCGGAGGTCTCGCAGTAGCTATCAGAACCACTGTATTTGGATTGTTTATCGCAATCCCATCATTAATTACCTATAGCTACTTTGATAAAAAAGTAGATGCGATTGTCCTTGAAATGGAAGAATACTCTATGAGCATTTTGAACAAACTCTACCCGCCTAAATAATATGGAAAAACCAAAGGGAACCCGGAGAACCTGACCGTAAGAAAAATGGAGTGCAAAGCTTTCACCTTCTATTTTTGCAGGAAGGCAAACTGAAAGTTTTCCCTGCTTGAAAAATACTATTTTTACTAAAATAAGAACCATGCTGTTTCGAGAAAAACGTACACCAAAATCAGTAATAAATCTTACACCACTGGTTGACATGTTGTTCCTGATACTGGTATTTTTTCTGGTTACTTCAAGTTTTATCGAGCAACCCAATATCAGGCTGGAACTTCCCTCAACCAAACATGCAACAGTTAGCAAACTTGAAGAACATGTTTTAACAATCTCTCAGGATGGCAAATTATTCTTTCAGAATGAACCTGTTGAGAGAAAGGAGCTTATCTCTGTTCTGAAAAGTACTTTTTCTCAGGAAGAAGAGAAAACCTTAATTCTGCGGGCAGATAAAAATGTTACCTATGGCATCGTTGTCGATATTATGGATGCGGCCAAAGGGGCAGGTTTAAGAAAAATAGTTGCCCCCACCATTCTTGAATCAGAAAAAGATACTTTTAAATAATTTAATTGCAGCATACTTAAAGATTTTATAAAATTTATTTCATTAATTATTTTTAAAACTCAGGGAGCCTCATTATGAAGAAAAAATTCGTTAAAGATAAATGTGTAACCTGTAAACAGTGTATGATTGAATGTGCAGTAAGGCACTCTACATCAATGAATCTCTATGAAGCTTTTGCAGAAAATCCAAAACCTCAATACCGGCTGCAGGTTTCTTTGCGAAAAGAGAAGCCTTATATGACAGTATGTCAGAATTGTGCAAAACCGAAGTGTCTGGCATCCTGTGAGTATGAGGCCATTACAAAATACGAAGATGGCAATGTGGTTATCGACACAAAAAAATGTGTAGGTTGCTGGGCCTGTATAGAGGCGTGTCCGTTTGGTGCCATAACAAAAAATACAGAACTCAATTTTGCCTTCAACTGTGATGATTGCAGGGGGTTTGATACAATGGCCTGCGTAGAGGCATGCAAGACTGACGCACTCGTATATACACACAAATAAATTATGCGGCGTTTGGAGCGATTTTCTTAACTCCCCTCTCACAAATTGGGGGTGTGTTTAGAGTTTACCCACCCCTTAATCCCCTTCTTTTCGGTTTCCCTCATTTTACCACAATATTTACCAGTTTTTTTGGCACAATTATTGTGTGAACGATTCTCTTGCCATCCAACAATCCAACAATACGCTCATCGCTCAAAGCACGCTTCCTTAACTCCTCGTCATCAACATTAGCAGGTACTGACAGACGACCTCGGATCTTGCTGTTAACCTGTACAACAACCTCAACAGTCTCCTCCTGAATTGCAGCCTCATCATATGCAGGCCATGCCTGATAAAAAATGCTGGGTTTGTGTCCCATAACCTCCCATAACTCCTCACAAATATGAGGGGTAAAAGGGGCCATTAACAATAGGATAGATTCCACGGCATGGCGGAAAACGTTAAAATTAATTTCATCTGCAGGATGTTGTGGTACAACAACATTAAATGAATCTGCATTATTAAGTAACTCCATAATAGAGGCAATGGCTGTATTAAAATGCCAGGAAGTCTCCATATCCTCTGTCACCTTTTTTATTGTCTGATTCGTTTGCCGGTAAAGGGTCTTTGCCTCATCTGAAAGTTCTTGAATATCAATACCCGTTCTTGGTACCCCGGCGTATACGTCTTCATAATTTGTAATCTTCTGCCAGAGACGGCTCAGGAACCGGAAAGCGCCAACTATGCCACGGTCGTTCCACTCGGCATCCTTCTGGGGTGGACCGATAAAAAGGATATAAAGACGTTGGGTATCGGCCCCGTACTTCTCAATAAGGATATCCGGACTTACAATATTACCCTTAGACTTGGACATCTTCGCACCGTCCTTAATAATCATCCCCTGGGTAAAGAGATGGTTGAAAGGTTCCTGAAAATCAATCAAACGAAGATCAAAAAGCACCTTGGTAATAAAGCGCGAATAAAGAAGATGAAGGATAGCGTGTTCTACCCCGCCAATATACTGGTCTACAGGCAACCAGGCATTCACCTTTTCCTTGTCAAAAGGCCGTTCATTCTCTTTTGGAGAAAGGTATCTCAGAAAATACCAACTTGAATCCACAAAGGTATCCATGGTATCGACCTCACGAGTTGCAGGCATGGAACATACAGGACACGTTGTATGAACAAATGATTCAACCTCAGCAAGCGGGCTCATACCCTGAACTTTAAATTCTACTTCTTCAGGGAGTATAACAGGAAGTTGTGATTCAGGAACAGGCACAACCCCGCATGTTTCGCAACATACAATAGGAATAGGCGCTCCCCAGTACCGCTGTCTGGAAATAAGCCAATCCCTCAGCCGGTATGTAACCGTTTTTTCCCCAAGACCTTCCCGTTCAAGAAATTCTGTTATCTTTATCATTGCCTCAGTATTCGCTATGCCATTAAATGTCTCTGAATTAACCTGCAAACCATTATCAACATACGCCTCCTGCATTGCAGATGCATCCAGTTCCTGATCTTCAGGTTGAATAACAACCTTGATTGGTAAATGATATTTCTTTGCAAACAGGAAGTCTCTCTGGTCGTGGGCCGGCACACCCATAACGGCGCCAGTACCATATTCCATGAGGACATAATTTGCAACCCACAGAGGAACTTTATTGCCATCAACAGGATTCAGGGCATACTTACCCGTAAACATTCCTTCTTTTTCTGCCCCCTCAGCCATTCGTTCTATCGCCCCCTGATTACGGGCTCTTTCCACAAAAGCCATGATTTCCTTTTCCTGCGGAGTGCCGGAAACCAGCTCTTTCATCAGGGAATGTTCGGGAGCAAGAGAAATAAAGGTTACTCCATAGAGTGTATCAGGACGGGTGGTAAAGCAGGTCAGCTTCGTATTTGAACTTTCCAGGGTAAAATGTATGTTAATCCCCTCGCTCCGGCCAATCCAGTTAGCCTGCATAGCCTTGACCCGCTCAGGCCATCCTTCCAATAAGGAAATATCATCTAATAATCTTTGTGCATACCGGCTTATACGAAAGAACCACTGCTCAAGATCGCGCTGCCTGACCGGCGTATCACAACGCTCACAACAATCATGAACCACTTGTTCATTTGCCAGTACCGTAACACAAGAAGGGCACCAATTCACAGCAGCCTTTTTTTTATAAACAAGATTATTTTCGTATAATTTAAGAAATATCCATTGTGTCCATTGGTAATAGTTGGGATCGCAGGAAGTAATCTCCCTACCCCAATCGTATCCAACTCCCCACCGGTGAAGTTGTCGCTTCATAGCTTTAATATTGTTTTTTGTCCATAGAGCAGGATGAATGCCGCCCTTGATAGCCGCATTTTCAGCAGGGAGGCCAAATGCATCCCATCCTATGGGTGAGAGTACATTATAGCCCTTCATAATCTTATAGCGGGAAACCGCATCACCGATGATATAATTTCTCCCGTGTCCAACATGGAGGGTACCGGAAGGATAGGGAAACATAACCAGGCAATAGAATTTCTCTTTTCTGGCTGTCTCATCTATACGAAAAAGTCCGCAACCTTCCCAGAACCCCTGCCATTTTCTTTCTATATCAGTAAAATTATATTCCCGGTTTGCCATTTACCATTCCTTTTCCCTTATAATTTAGTTCTCAAAAAAATGAGATTTTATCAGAAATTCGTCTTTAATCAATCTAAATTCAAACTGAAAGGTCTTGACAATCTTTATCCTGCATGGTATGTTTACAACATAATTGTTGCCATTTTCTCTTTTGTGGGAGGAAGAAATTAAGAAAGGCAATCTATCTTATCCATTTTGATAAGCAATAGTTAGTATTTGTCAGATTTGTAAAATTAGCATAACAGAATATTCAGGTGGGGCTGTGGCGCAGTTGGGAGCGCGTTTGAATGGCATTCAAAAGGTCAGGGGTTCGAATCCCCTCAGCTCCACCAGTATTCTTAAGGGTTGCAGGCGTTTGACACTTCTCGTTTTTGCTCAACTGTAGTCAAATTGTAGTCAACTTCTAAAACCTATATTCTATCCCTCTCTTACCCTCAACAAGTTATCAAATTTGGAAAACAAGGCACCTCCTGAATTAGAAGATGACTGGATTGAGTGGAAGGGAGCAATAGAAATGAAAGAATCCTGGAATGAGACATTAAAAGAGGTTATTGATAATAACTAGCGTGAGTTTATTATGAAAGTGGTATTTATAGAAAAGGCATAAGCCGCAACTAATTATAATACAATTGGTTGTGGCTTTTTTTATTTTTTAAAACATATATACACTGATTGATTATATTTTTAATTATATATTATTCAGCATTGTCCGGTTAAGTATTTGCGAAGCAAATAATCAACAAAGTTTTTTGTATGGAGGTAATTATTTGCTTGACTTTTTGAAATAAATTACCATGGCAAAGTGTTTATAACACATTAATTATAAAGGAGTTATAAAAATGCCATATACAATTGAACCGTTAAACAAAAAGCAAAAGGCACCTTCATTTCACGAACTCTTAGTTCCTATTGATAACATTATTAACCATGTGCCTATTCTCCAATCAAAAGGAAACAGGTCTTTGCAAATGAATTTTGAACAACAACTGAGAGCACTCATTTTTTATCATCTTGAGGAACACTCCTCTGGAAGACACCTCCTTGAGGTACTCGAAAAAGATGATTTTGCAAAAACAAACATAGCTCCTCCTGATGGTATTAAAAAAAGCAGCTTTTTCGAAGCCATAAACCACAGAGGGCTGGAGCAATTACTCTATATTTTTCAAAGGCTTCAGGCTGATGCTGCTCAAATATTACCAAAGCAACATGAAACACTTGGAGATATCGTTTCTATTGACGGATCATTAATAGATGCCGTCCTTTCCATGCATTGGGCAGACTATAGAGATGGTTCAAAAAAAGCAAAGGCACACCTTGGCTTTGATATTAACCATTCTATCCCCACAAAAATATTTCTAACAGACGGTAAAGGTGATGAACGTCCCTTTCTCTCTGCCAGTCAGACAGGTGTTATGGATCGTTATTATCAATGCCATAAGGATTTTGACTTATGGCAAACGGAAGAAAAACACTTTGTATGCCGCATTAAAAGAAAAACCCATAAAACGGTTATAGAGACTAATCCTGTAAACCCTGATTCTATTGTCTTCTATGATGCTACTGTTCTCCTTGGAACACCTCATGTAAATCAAACAAAAAAACCGGTTCGACTTATCGGATACCGTGTTGATGGTAAAGAATATTGGGTCGCTACAGATCGATACGACATCACCGCTGAAGAGGTTACGTATATTTATAAGCTTCGTTGGGATATCGAGATATTCTTTGGATGGTGGAAATGCCATCTTAAAGTCTATCACCTTATAGCAAGATCGCAATATGGTCTCATGGTACAAATACTTGCAGGGTTAATAACCTATTTATTGTTAGCGATCTACTGTCATAATAATTTCAAAGAGAAAGTTTCTATTAAACGAGTCAGGGAACGGAGAATAAAGATTAACAATGAGGCTCGAAATCTTGATTTTGGAAACTTTTCTCAACACAATTTCAAAGAACATACAAAAAATTATGACTACGCAAATACTTAACCGGACAATGCTGAAAAAATGTCTAATTTTCATTGACACATTCCGATATTCGTTTTTGTATAGGCTTTTATGAAACGTTCTACTAGGCAACTTATTCGTATCAGGTTTATGAGTAGCTATAGCCAAACAAGTCAGGTTTTTGGTGCTTAATCCAAATAAACACCAGTGATTTGGCCGGTATTTTTCGAAAAGCAGAAGCTTTTGGCTATAGATTCTATAAAATTGCACGATGTAAAAAGGGGAATAACAGGAATCCAAACACAATGGGAATATTTAACCTCATCGCAATCTTGCTCAGCCTCGCAGCGATATTCAGCTATATAAATCTTCGCCTAATAAAGCTTCCTACCACCATCGGTATCATGCTGATAGCAATTCTCACATCCGTGATTATCGTCATACTGGGTTTTCTGGGACATGGCGAAATTCACGAAAAAGCAGCCTACGCACTGAATCGGATCGATTTCAATAAAACACTTATGAATGGCATGCTTAGTTTTCTCCTTTTTGCAGGAGCCTTACATGTCAACCTGGAAGACATGGCTAGACATAAGTATATTATCAGCATACTTGCGACAGCCGGAATTGTAGCAAACACTTTTATCGTAGGTAGTATGGCATGGCTGGTATTCAGTATCGTGCACATTCCATTACCTTATATTTATTGCCTTTTATTTGGTTCGCTTATTGCCCCGACTGATCCAATTGCGGTTGTGGGTATACTGAAAAAAGCAGGCATTTCGAAAAGCCTCGAAACTACCATTACCGGAGAGAGTCTTTTTAATGATGGTGTGGCTGTGGTTGTGTTTTTGATACTTATCAGTATTGTGACTGGTGGACACGAAGTTACCCTTCAGCACATCTCTTTTCTCTTTCTTGAAGAAGCCCTGGGTGGAATACTTTTTGGTTTTGTCACCGGTATGATTGCCTTCTGGATGCTCAAGGCCATCGACAACTATCAGGTAGAGATACTGATTACCCTTGCGCTGGTTATGGGTGGCTATGCCCTTGCAAACATGCTCCATGTTTCAGGCCCTATAGCCGTAGTTGTAGCCGGACTTCTCATTGGTAATAAAGGAAGATATCTTGCAATGAGCGAAAAAACACGCGAACACCTGGATTCTTTCTGGGAGTTGATCGACGAGGTTTTAAATGCTGTTCTTTTCCTCATGATCGGAATGGAAATACTGGTCGTTACGATAAAAACCACTTCTCTTATTGCCGGCATTATAATGATACCCGTTGTATTAATAGCCCGGTTTATAAGCGTGGGTATGCCAATTACCCTTATGCGTTTTATTAAAGAATTCGGTCCGAATACCATAAAAATACTCACATGGGGAGGTTTGCGGGGAGGCATCTCTGTGGCACTTGCGCTGTCACTTCCTGCAGGAGAAGAACGGGAAATCTTGCTTGCAATAACTTACATCATAGTTGTATTTTCAATCCTTGTGCAGGGCTTAACCATCGGGCGTTATGTCACTTCATTAAAAACGTCCGAGTAATTTTTATATTTGCAGGGTATAATAGATTTATTCAAAATGATATTCAATTATATCCGTGCTATTTACAGAGAAACGAGAAAATATGCATAGTACAAAATCATCTGCCGTAAAAAACCCGTTATTGGTTATAGGAATTACTATCTTCCTTGGATTATTTTTATCGACATCCTCCTTTGCTAAAACGGCCAAAGAGATTGACACAAATGTGAATGCCGCCCTTGACCGTTTTCGTACGGAGGTAAAAGGTGCAGATGAATTCCTTAAAAGCGCAAAAGGCATGCTTGTGCTGCCAGGTGTTATTAAAGGAGGATTTGTCGTGGGCGGTGAATATGGTGAAGGAGCATTGCGAATCAAAGGTAAGACCGTTGATTACTACAGTATTGCATCCGCCTCCTATGGTTTTCAACTTGGTGGTCAGAAGAAAGATGTAATCCTCATCTTTATGCAGGAAGAAGCCCTTCAAAAATTCCGTGAAAGTTCTGGCTGGAAGGCAGGAGTAGACGGGTCGGTAGCCTTGGTAAACCTTGGTGCAGCCGCTTCTATCGATACAGCAAAAATCAATGAACCCATTGTCGGCTTCGTCTTTAGCCAGAAGGGACTGATGTACAATCTGACGCTCGAGGGCTCTAAGTTTACTAAACTCAAAAGATAGTTTTTCAATGTAGTCAAAAAACTTTTTTCTTTAGAGACATACAGTAAGAAATTAATATTCAAAAAGGATATAAATATGATGAAAAATATTTTGTCTGTATCTGGATAGTGCATGCTCTGGAAAATATTTAAAGGAAAAATATAGAATAAACAGATACGCTTGTGGAAACAAGATATGAACGTAATGATCCTGTTTATTCTATATTTTCACATAAACCCATACCTTTCCCCCCTCTCTTATCTCATCTGTTCTTTTTACAAGTCTTTTTTTATAGAGATTCAACAACCTTGTACCACTCGTATTTGCTTCGAGCTTCATAACTTCCGAGAGATCTTTGGCT is part of the Candidatus Jettenia sp. AMX2 genome and harbors:
- a CDS encoding sodium:proton antiporter, whose translation is MGIFNLIAILLSLAAIFSYINLRLIKLPTTIGIMLIAILTSVIIVILGFLGHGEIHEKAAYALNRIDFNKTLMNGMLSFLLFAGALHVNLEDMARHKYIISILATAGIVANTFIVGSMAWLVFSIVHIPLPYIYCLLFGSLIAPTDPIAVVGILKKAGISKSLETTITGESLFNDGVAVVVFLILISIVTGGHEVTLQHISFLFLEEALGGILFGFVTGMIAFWMLKAIDNYQVEILITLALVMGGYALANMLHVSGPIAVVVAGLLIGNKGRYLAMSEKTREHLDSFWELIDEVLNAVLFLMIGMEILVVTIKTTSLIAGIIMIPVVLIARFISVGMPITLMRFIKEFGPNTIKILTWGGLRGGISVALALSLPAGEEREILLAITYIIVVFSILVQGLTIGRYVTSLKTSE
- a CDS encoding YSC84-related protein; the protein is MHSTKSSAVKNPLLVIGITIFLGLFLSTSSFAKTAKEIDTNVNAALDRFRTEVKGADEFLKSAKGMLVLPGVIKGGFVVGGEYGEGALRIKGKTVDYYSIASASYGFQLGGQKKDVILIFMQEEALQKFRESSGWKAGVDGSVALVNLGAAASIDTAKINEPIVGFVFSQKGLMYNLTLEGSKFTKLKR